One Streptomyces sp. NBC_00554 DNA segment encodes these proteins:
- a CDS encoding UvrD-helicase domain-containing protein: MSNRGSNTDSTTGFTDDELRIEQEFIDGLYTRVDALRGVTEASVVDALGQGNTPMQARLERDVLVAERSGLLAALNAVDGSLCFGRIDLTSGVSHHIGRLGIRADDTEHTPILIDWRAPVARPFYLATGHTPMGLRRRRHITTDGRQVTDLHDEILDLGDHERTGHEDPSGDAVLLAALNSARTGRMSDIVQTIQAEQDQIIRAPYQGVLVVEGGPGTGKTAVALHRAAYLLYEYRELLAKRAVLIVGPNPAFLGYIGEVLPSLGETGVLLATIGELFPGVKATATDTSEAAAVKGRADMAEVLAAVVRDRQALPDPVIAIEHDRDILMLDAGLVRVARERTREAQLPHNVAREHFEGHILNTLTDMLAERIGTDPFDGSNLLDASDITQIRDELAENPEVWDAIEQLWPRLTPQRVVADFLAEPDGYLPDGDADAVRREVTRAWTTADVPLLDEAAELLGEDDRVARALADQERRSQIAYAQGVLDVSYASRTYEFEDKDEEDSEVLSAHNIIDAERMAERHEEDDHRSAAERAAGDRTWAFGHIIVDEAQELSPMAWRLLMRRSPTRSMTLVGDPAQTSEAGGVGSWEGILSPYVGDRWEHVRLAVNYRTPSEIMDLAAGVLRAEHPGFEPPRSVRSTGVRPWVRGVSDDLPGAVAKAVAELAPAEGRLAVIAPRGLHGVLAGGLDGVTVGESPDLTRAVVLLDPRQAKGLEFDSVLVVEPGGFGTSDLYVALTRATQVVGVLYRGELPGVLRGAGVA; the protein is encoded by the coding sequence TTGTCAAACAGAGGCTCAAACACAGACTCCACCACAGGATTCACCGACGACGAATTGCGGATCGAGCAGGAATTCATCGACGGGCTGTACACACGCGTGGACGCGCTGCGCGGTGTCACGGAGGCCTCCGTCGTGGACGCGCTCGGGCAGGGCAACACGCCCATGCAGGCGCGCCTTGAGCGGGACGTGCTCGTCGCCGAACGCTCGGGGCTGCTGGCCGCGCTGAACGCCGTGGACGGTTCGCTCTGCTTCGGCCGTATCGACCTCACCTCCGGCGTCAGCCACCACATCGGCCGTCTCGGCATCCGCGCCGACGACACCGAGCACACCCCGATCCTCATCGACTGGCGGGCCCCGGTCGCCCGCCCCTTCTACCTGGCCACCGGACACACCCCGATGGGCCTGCGCCGACGCCGGCACATCACCACCGACGGGCGGCAGGTCACCGACCTGCACGACGAGATCCTCGACCTCGGCGACCACGAGCGCACCGGGCACGAGGACCCGAGCGGCGACGCGGTGCTCCTCGCCGCGCTGAACTCGGCGCGCACCGGGCGCATGAGCGACATCGTGCAGACCATCCAGGCCGAGCAGGACCAGATCATCCGCGCGCCGTACCAGGGTGTGCTGGTGGTCGAGGGCGGTCCCGGCACCGGCAAGACGGCCGTCGCGCTGCACCGTGCCGCCTATCTGCTGTACGAGTACCGGGAGTTGCTCGCCAAGCGTGCCGTCCTGATCGTCGGTCCGAACCCCGCCTTCCTCGGCTACATCGGCGAGGTGCTGCCCTCGCTCGGCGAGACGGGTGTGCTCCTCGCGACGATCGGGGAACTCTTCCCCGGCGTGAAGGCGACCGCCACGGACACCTCCGAAGCGGCTGCCGTGAAGGGGCGCGCAGACATGGCCGAGGTGCTCGCCGCCGTCGTACGGGACCGGCAGGCCCTTCCCGACCCCGTCATCGCCATCGAGCACGACCGGGACATCCTCATGCTCGACGCCGGGCTCGTACGGGTCGCCCGCGAGCGCACCCGCGAGGCCCAACTGCCGCACAACGTCGCGCGTGAGCACTTCGAGGGCCACATCCTCAACACCCTCACCGACATGCTGGCCGAACGCATCGGCACGGATCCCTTCGACGGCTCGAACCTCCTCGACGCGAGCGACATCACGCAGATCCGTGACGAGCTGGCCGAGAACCCCGAAGTCTGGGACGCGATCGAGCAGTTGTGGCCGCGGCTGACTCCGCAGCGAGTGGTCGCCGACTTCCTCGCCGAGCCCGACGGTTATCTGCCGGACGGGGACGCGGACGCCGTTCGACGGGAGGTCACGCGCGCGTGGACCACCGCGGACGTTCCGCTGCTGGACGAGGCGGCGGAGCTGCTGGGCGAGGACGACCGGGTGGCCCGGGCCCTCGCCGACCAGGAACGGCGTAGTCAAATCGCTTACGCGCAAGGCGTGTTGGACGTCTCCTACGCCTCCCGTACGTACGAGTTCGAGGACAAGGACGAGGAGGACTCCGAGGTCCTCTCCGCGCACAACATCATCGACGCCGAGCGGATGGCCGAGCGCCACGAGGAGGACGACCACCGCAGCGCCGCCGAGCGGGCTGCCGGCGACCGGACCTGGGCGTTCGGGCACATCATCGTGGACGAGGCCCAGGAACTGTCGCCCATGGCCTGGCGGCTGCTGATGCGGCGGAGTCCTACGCGGTCGATGACGCTCGTCGGCGACCCCGCGCAGACCTCCGAAGCGGGTGGGGTCGGATCCTGGGAGGGGATCCTCTCTCCCTACGTCGGGGACCGGTGGGAGCACGTCCGGCTCGCCGTCAACTACCGGACTCCGTCCGAGATCATGGACCTTGCGGCGGGGGTGCTGCGGGCGGAGCATCCTGGGTTCGAGCCGCCTCGGTCCGTGCGGAGTACTGGCGTACGGCCGTGGGTGCGCGGCGTTTCTGATGACCTCCCGGGCGCTGTCGCCAAGGCTGTTGCCGAGTTGGCGCCTGCGGAGGGGCGGCTTGCGGTGATTGCGCCGCGGGGGCTGCACGGGGTCCTTGCCGGGGGGCTGGACGGGGTGACGGTGGGGGAGTCGCCCGATCTCACTCGTGCGGTCGTGCTTCTTGATCCTCGGCAGGCCAAGGGGTTGGAGTTCGACTCGGTGTTGGTGGTTGAGCCCGGGGGGTTCGGGACGAGTGATCTGTATGTGGCGCTGACTCGGGCTACGCAGGTGGTGGGGGTGCTTTATCGCGGGGAGCTGCCTGGGGTGTTGAGGGGGGCCGGGGTGGCGTAA
- a CDS encoding co-chaperone YbbN, giving the protein MAEVTDADFEAEVIGAELPVLVEFTADWCPPCRQMAPVLSALAAEEGDRLKVVQLDVDRNPGTTLAYGVLSMPTFMVFRGGEPVKSMVGSRPKRRLLEELSEVM; this is encoded by the coding sequence GTGGCCGAGGTGACGGACGCGGACTTCGAGGCGGAGGTGATCGGGGCGGAGCTGCCCGTGCTGGTGGAGTTCACGGCCGACTGGTGCCCGCCGTGCCGGCAGATGGCGCCGGTGCTGAGCGCCCTCGCCGCCGAGGAGGGCGACCGGCTCAAGGTCGTACAGCTGGATGTGGACAGGAATCCGGGGACCACGCTGGCGTACGGCGTCCTGTCGATGCCCACGTTCATGGTGTTCCGGGGTGGTGAGCCGGTGAAGTCGATGGTGGGGTCCAGGCCGAAGCGGCGGCTTCTGGAGGAGCTGTCCGAGGTGATGTGA
- the glgB gene encoding 1,4-alpha-glucan branching enzyme, with the protein MTPRPPSDDSPKKTSAKKPGAEKTGAKKSDALKKTATPAKEAASAEGKPTAKKTKAAGDKKAGGKATVKASKKTPGSVPESVEVGVPETVEAGAPEAVEAGAPEAVEVSAPESAEVDAPESVEVSAPESVEVGTPVFAGVHPGDRERLLGGTHHDPHGVLGAHPVPGGVAFRAFRPYALTVTVVTDELRAELHDDGDGFFSGLLPLRAVPSSYRLLVAYEGTVQETEDPYRFLPAIGEFDLHLFGEGRHEQLWRALGAEPMVHQGVTGTRFTVWAPNARGVRVAGTFNFWDGTGYPMRSLGSSGVWELFVPTIGEGELYKFDITRSDGSRTLRADPMARRTEVPPNTSSIVTASHHEWSDEAWMAERGLRAPHEAPFSVYEVHLASWRPGLTYRQLAEQLPAYVSDLGFTHVELMPVAEHPFGGSWGYQVTGFYAPTARLGTPDDFRHLVDALHQAGIGVLMDWVPAHFPRDDWALAEFDGRPLYEHEDPLRAAHPDWGTLEFDYGRREVRNFLVANAVYWCEEFHIDGLRVDAVASMLYLDYSREPGQWTPNEHGGRENLDAVAFLQEMNATVYRRNPGIVTIAEESTAWDGVTRATHHIGPGGFGGLGFGLKWNMGWMHDSLDYVSHEPIHRKYHHNEMTFSMVYAYSENYVLPISHDEVVHGKRSLVSKMPGDWWQQRATLRAYLAFMWAHPGKQLLFMGQEFAQGAEWSEAHGPDWWLLDPAYPAEPDHRGVRDLVRDLNTTYQHEPALWQRDTDPAGFTWIAGDAADDNVFAFLRHDADGTPLLAVSHFSPVVRHGYRFGIPEDIPAWHEILNTDTAQYGGSDVTNPDPVKPEPHPAHGRPASIQLALPPLATIWLRPA; encoded by the coding sequence GTGACGCCCCGCCCCCCGTCCGACGACAGCCCGAAGAAGACCAGCGCGAAGAAGCCCGGTGCGGAGAAGACCGGCGCGAAGAAGTCGGATGCCTTGAAGAAGACGGCGACTCCCGCGAAGGAAGCCGCCTCCGCCGAGGGGAAGCCCACGGCCAAGAAGACGAAGGCGGCCGGCGACAAGAAGGCTGGGGGCAAGGCGACCGTGAAGGCATCGAAGAAGACACCGGGGTCCGTTCCGGAGTCGGTTGAGGTGGGCGTTCCGGAGACGGTCGAGGCAGGTGCTCCGGAGGCGGTCGAGGCAGGTGCTCCGGAGGCGGTTGAGGTGAGCGCTCCGGAGTCAGCTGAGGTAGACGCTCCAGAGTCGGTCGAGGTGAGCGCTCCGGAGTCGGTCGAGGTGGGCACTCCCGTGTTCGCCGGTGTGCACCCCGGCGACCGCGAGCGGCTGCTCGGCGGCACGCATCACGATCCGCACGGGGTGCTCGGGGCGCATCCCGTGCCGGGCGGTGTGGCTTTCCGGGCCTTCCGCCCGTACGCGCTGACGGTGACCGTCGTGACGGACGAGCTGCGGGCCGAACTGCACGACGACGGGGACGGTTTCTTCTCGGGCCTGCTGCCGCTGCGCGCCGTACCGTCCTCGTACCGCCTGCTCGTGGCGTACGAGGGGACGGTCCAGGAGACCGAGGACCCGTACCGTTTCCTGCCCGCGATCGGCGAGTTCGATCTGCATCTGTTCGGCGAGGGCCGCCACGAGCAGCTGTGGCGGGCGCTCGGCGCGGAGCCGATGGTGCACCAGGGCGTGACCGGCACCCGCTTCACGGTGTGGGCGCCGAACGCGCGCGGCGTCCGGGTGGCCGGCACCTTCAACTTCTGGGACGGCACGGGATATCCGATGCGGTCACTCGGCTCATCCGGGGTGTGGGAACTGTTCGTGCCCACGATCGGCGAGGGCGAGCTCTACAAGTTCGACATCACCCGCTCCGACGGTTCCCGGACCCTGCGGGCGGATCCGATGGCCCGGCGCACCGAGGTGCCGCCCAACACGTCGTCGATCGTCACCGCGTCCCACCATGAGTGGAGCGACGAGGCGTGGATGGCCGAGCGGGGTCTCAGGGCGCCGCACGAAGCACCCTTCTCCGTGTACGAAGTCCATCTGGCGTCCTGGCGGCCGGGCCTGACCTACCGCCAACTCGCCGAGCAACTCCCCGCGTACGTCTCCGACTTGGGCTTCACGCATGTAGAGCTGATGCCGGTGGCCGAGCATCCCTTCGGCGGGTCGTGGGGCTACCAGGTCACCGGCTTCTACGCCCCCACCGCCCGCCTGGGCACCCCGGACGACTTCCGACACCTCGTCGACGCGCTGCACCAGGCCGGCATCGGCGTCCTCATGGACTGGGTCCCCGCCCACTTCCCCCGCGACGACTGGGCACTCGCCGAATTCGACGGACGCCCCCTCTACGAGCACGAGGACCCGCTGCGGGCCGCCCACCCCGACTGGGGCACCCTGGAGTTCGACTACGGACGCCGCGAGGTCCGCAACTTCCTCGTCGCCAACGCCGTCTACTGGTGCGAGGAATTCCACATCGACGGCCTCCGCGTCGACGCCGTCGCCTCCATGCTCTACCTCGACTACTCCCGCGAACCCGGCCAGTGGACCCCCAACGAACATGGCGGCCGCGAAAACCTCGACGCCGTCGCCTTCCTCCAGGAAATGAACGCCACCGTCTACCGCCGCAACCCCGGCATCGTCACCATCGCCGAGGAATCCACCGCCTGGGACGGCGTCACCCGGGCCACCCATCACATCGGCCCCGGCGGATTCGGCGGCCTGGGCTTCGGCCTGAAATGGAACATGGGCTGGATGCACGACTCGCTCGACTACGTCTCCCACGAGCCGATCCACCGCAAGTACCACCACAACGAGATGACCTTCTCGATGGTGTACGCCTACAGCGAGAACTACGTCCTGCCCATCTCCCACGACGAAGTCGTCCACGGCAAACGCTCACTCGTCTCCAAGATGCCCGGCGACTGGTGGCAGCAACGCGCCACCCTCCGCGCCTATCTGGCCTTCATGTGGGCCCACCCCGGCAAACAACTCCTCTTCATGGGACAGGAATTCGCCCAAGGCGCCGAATGGTCCGAAGCCCACGGACCCGACTGGTGGCTCCTGGACCCCGCCTACCCCGCCGAACCCGACCACCGCGGCGTCCGCGACCTCGTCCGCGACCTCAACACCACCTACCAGCACGAACCCGCCCTCTGGCAACGCGACACCGACCCGGCAGGGTTCACCTGGATCGCCGGCGACGCCGCCGACGACAACGTCTTCGCCTTCCTCCGCCACGACGCCGACGGCACACCTCTGCTGGCGGTGTCCCACTTCTCCCCGGTGGTCCGCCACGGCTACCGCTTCGGCATCCCCGAAGACATCCCCGCCTGGCACGAAATCCTCAACACCGACACCGCCCAATACGGCGGCAGCGACGTCACCAACCCCGACCCGGTCAAACCCGAACCCCACCCCGCCCACGGCCGCCCCGCCAGCATCCAACTGGCCCTGCCCCCACTGGCAACGATCTGGCTCCGCCCCGCGTAG
- a CDS encoding phosphotransferase, which yields MSEAVTHSSTAPVAHSELLASLDPLLREWLPRQRWFAGKGRPVTGFSLVAATELLPPTGQLGLLHLLVRAHQPITPTQGALPHPSDCYQLLIGVREALPPRLAPALIGHLEDGPLAGRTVYEALHDPRPADVLLEALRAQARIGELRFEHDPGQEFRDDLVPRLVTSEQSNSSIVYGDTFILKLLRRIVPGINPDLELPLVLSRQGCARVPEPVAWMVAELGEETYTLGVLQPFVQGATDGWELALRELAKDEDFGAEARALGRATAEVHTALARALPTVTLGHAQMKPLVDGMTQRLDAAVQAVPALRPYAPGLRTAFEALAGLAAEGATWTAQRIHGDLHLGQVLRSPSGEWSLIDFEGEPSKPLAERRMPQPPARDIAGMLRSFDYAAHSHRPLVPGWADTCRAAYCTGYAEVAGLDPRTDPVLLRAYETDKAVYEVLYEARHRPDWLPVPLSAVRRLAADATAP from the coding sequence ATGTCGGAAGCCGTAACCCACTCGTCCACGGCCCCGGTCGCACATTCCGAGCTGCTCGCGTCCCTCGATCCGCTGCTGCGGGAATGGCTGCCACGGCAGCGCTGGTTCGCGGGCAAGGGTCGTCCGGTGACCGGATTCTCGCTGGTCGCGGCCACCGAACTGCTGCCGCCGACCGGCCAGTTGGGTCTGCTCCATCTGCTCGTACGCGCCCATCAGCCGATCACTCCGACGCAGGGTGCGCTCCCGCACCCGAGCGACTGCTACCAGCTGCTGATCGGGGTGCGCGAGGCGCTGCCACCGAGGCTCGCGCCCGCGCTGATCGGGCATCTGGAGGACGGACCGCTGGCCGGTCGCACGGTGTACGAGGCGCTGCACGACCCGCGCCCCGCCGACGTACTCCTGGAAGCCCTGCGCGCTCAGGCCCGTATCGGCGAGCTCCGCTTCGAGCACGACCCGGGCCAGGAGTTCCGGGACGATCTGGTGCCTCGCCTGGTGACGTCGGAGCAGTCCAACTCCTCGATCGTCTACGGAGATACGTTCATCCTGAAGCTGTTGCGGCGGATCGTGCCGGGGATCAACCCCGACCTGGAACTACCGCTGGTGCTGTCCCGGCAGGGCTGCGCGCGGGTGCCGGAGCCGGTGGCGTGGATGGTGGCCGAGCTGGGCGAGGAGACGTACACCCTGGGCGTGCTGCAGCCCTTCGTCCAGGGTGCGACGGACGGCTGGGAGCTGGCCCTGCGCGAACTGGCCAAGGATGAGGACTTCGGTGCCGAGGCGCGGGCGCTGGGCCGCGCCACCGCCGAGGTGCACACGGCGCTCGCCCGGGCACTGCCCACGGTCACCCTGGGCCACGCGCAGATGAAGCCACTCGTCGACGGCATGACCCAGCGCCTGGACGCGGCCGTACAGGCGGTACCCGCGCTGCGTCCGTACGCCCCCGGCCTGCGCACCGCCTTCGAGGCACTGGCCGGCCTGGCCGCCGAGGGCGCCACCTGGACCGCGCAGCGCATCCACGGCGACCTCCACCTCGGGCAGGTCCTGCGCTCCCCGTCCGGGGAGTGGTCGCTGATCGACTTCGAGGGCGAGCCGTCCAAGCCGCTCGCCGAACGCCGGATGCCGCAGCCACCGGCGCGGGACATCGCGGGGATGCTCCGCTCCTTCGACTACGCGGCCCACTCGCACCGCCCCCTGGTCCCCGGCTGGGCCGACACCTGCCGGGCCGCGTACTGCACCGGTTACGCCGAGGTCGCCGGGCTCGACCCGCGCACCGACCCCGTACTCCTGCGCGCCTACGAGACGGACAAGGCGGTGTACGAAGTCCTGTACGAGGCCCGGCACCGCCCCGACTGGCTCCCGGTACCGCTGTCGGCGGTGCGCAGGCTCGCGGCGGACGCCACCGCCCCCTGA
- a CDS encoding Lrp/AsnC family transcriptional regulator has protein sequence MGVPAAAPKEPRHLRAAANETSAAFDALDRQILELLQSDGRIKLSELGRRVRLSPAAVAERVRRLESTGAVTGYGAHVSPPRLGYGIQAFIRVNPHGGYTLKHPRTLELLARPEVVEVHHVVGEDCWILKVVVEDTIHLEDVLEQTSALGRTTTSIVLSSPVERKPLLPPAHGTPPTTSLP, from the coding sequence ATGGGAGTTCCGGCCGCGGCACCGAAGGAACCACGGCATCTGCGCGCCGCCGCCAACGAAACGTCGGCGGCCTTCGATGCGCTGGACCGGCAGATCCTGGAACTGCTGCAGAGCGACGGCCGGATCAAGCTCAGTGAGCTGGGCCGCCGTGTCCGGCTGAGCCCGGCTGCCGTCGCCGAACGCGTCCGGCGCCTGGAGTCGACGGGCGCCGTCACCGGCTACGGCGCCCACGTCTCGCCGCCCCGCCTCGGCTACGGCATCCAGGCATTCATCCGCGTCAACCCGCACGGCGGCTACACCCTGAAGCACCCCAGGACCCTCGAACTCCTCGCCCGCCCGGAGGTCGTCGAGGTCCACCACGTCGTCGGTGAGGACTGCTGGATCCTCAAGGTCGTGGTCGAGGACACCATCCACCTGGAGGACGTCCTGGAGCAGACCTCCGCCCTCGGCCGCACGACGACATCGATCGTCCTGTCGTCCCCGGTGGAACGGAAGCCGCTGCTGCCGCCCGCCCACGGGACACCCCCGACAACATCCTTGCCTTGA
- a CDS encoding NAD-dependent epimerase/dehydratase family protein: protein MREVCVIGGNRYFGKRVIARLIAAGDRVTVINRGSSPPPPGAIHLVADRNDEKSLESALGSRAFDVVIDQVCYTPRQAEIARRVFAGRTRRYVMTSTVEVYEYEDSAALVSEDAVDPRTVAVDLELPWDEPEFLDTHYGEGKRQAEAVLAAAGPGFPYVAVRVAHVLGGDDDFTGRLDHYTDRIRTGEPIAVPAANHPATYIHVEEIADFLTWTAGAEFTGPVNAASHGVLTTEELCAAVAVHLPEGRTVFRSVEVGDVSPFSFARSYGMDNSRATKLGFTFGEAREWLPRAVAETLGKDN, encoded by the coding sequence GTGCGCGAGGTATGCGTCATTGGCGGAAACCGGTATTTCGGAAAGCGGGTGATCGCCCGGCTGATTGCCGCCGGAGACCGGGTCACCGTCATCAACCGCGGTTCGTCGCCGCCGCCCCCGGGGGCAATTCACCTCGTCGCCGACCGCAATGACGAGAAGTCCCTGGAAAGCGCGCTGGGTTCGCGTGCGTTCGATGTCGTCATCGACCAGGTCTGCTACACACCCAGGCAGGCCGAGATCGCGCGACGCGTGTTCGCGGGCCGCACGCGGCGGTACGTCATGACGTCCACCGTCGAGGTGTACGAGTACGAGGACTCGGCGGCCCTCGTGTCCGAGGATGCCGTGGACCCTCGTACGGTCGCCGTCGACCTCGAACTCCCCTGGGACGAACCGGAGTTCCTCGACACGCACTACGGCGAGGGCAAGCGGCAGGCCGAGGCGGTCCTCGCGGCCGCCGGCCCCGGGTTTCCGTACGTGGCCGTGCGCGTCGCCCATGTCCTGGGCGGAGACGACGACTTCACCGGCCGCCTGGACCACTACACCGACCGCATCCGCACCGGCGAGCCGATCGCCGTACCCGCCGCGAACCACCCCGCCACCTACATTCACGTAGAGGAGATCGCGGACTTCCTCACCTGGACTGCGGGCGCCGAATTCACCGGTCCGGTGAACGCCGCCTCCCACGGGGTGCTCACCACCGAGGAGTTGTGCGCGGCGGTGGCCGTCCACCTCCCGGAGGGCAGGACGGTCTTCCGGAGTGTCGAGGTGGGGGACGTCTCGCCGTTCTCGTTCGCGCGGTCGTACGGGATGGACAACTCCCGTGCGACGAAGCTCGGTTTCACCTTCGGCGAGGCGCGGGAATGGCTGCCGCGGGCGGTCGCCGAAACACTCGGAAAGGACAACTGA
- the treS gene encoding maltose alpha-D-glucosyltransferase yields MIVNEPVPDTFEDTPAKDRDPEWFKRAVFYEVLVRSFQDSNGDGIGDLKGLTAKLDYLQWLGVDCLWLPPFFKSPLRDGGYDVSDYTAVLPEFGDLADFVEFVDAAHQRGMRVIIDFVMNHTSDQHPWFQESRANPDGPYGDYYVWADDDKQYQDARIIFVDTEASNWTFDPVRKQYYWHRFFSHQPDLNYENPAVQEEITSALRFWLDLGIDGFRLDAVPYLYQVEGTNCENLPATHEFLKRVRKEIDTHYPDTVLLAEANQWPEDVVDYFGDYAAGGDECHMAFHFPVMPRIFMAVRRESRYPVSEILAKTPAIPSGCQWGIFLRNHDELTLEMVTDEERDYMYAEYAKDPRMRANIGIRRRLATLLDNDRNQIELFTALLLSLPGSPILYYGDEIGMGDNIWLGDRDAVRTPMQWTPDRNAGFSSCDPGRLFLPTIMDPVYGYQVTNVEASMSSPSSLLHWTRRMIEIRKQNMAFGLGSYTELQSTNPAVIAFLREYKDDLVLCVHNFSRFAQPTELDLSAFNGRHPVELIGGVRFPAIGDLPYLLTLAGHGFYWFRLRKDAA; encoded by the coding sequence ATGATCGTCAACGAGCCCGTCCCGGATACGTTCGAGGACACCCCGGCCAAGGACCGCGATCCCGAGTGGTTCAAACGCGCCGTCTTCTACGAGGTCCTGGTCCGCTCCTTCCAGGACAGCAACGGCGACGGCATCGGCGACCTCAAGGGCCTGACCGCGAAGCTGGACTACCTCCAATGGCTGGGCGTGGACTGCCTCTGGCTGCCACCCTTCTTCAAGTCCCCCCTGCGCGACGGGGGCTACGACGTCTCCGACTACACCGCCGTCCTCCCCGAATTCGGTGACCTCGCCGACTTCGTGGAATTCGTCGACGCCGCCCACCAACGCGGCATGCGCGTGATCATCGACTTCGTCATGAACCACACCAGCGACCAGCACCCCTGGTTCCAGGAGTCACGCGCCAACCCCGACGGCCCCTACGGCGACTACTACGTCTGGGCCGACGACGACAAGCAGTACCAGGACGCCCGCATCATCTTCGTCGACACCGAAGCCTCCAACTGGACCTTCGACCCCGTCCGCAAGCAGTACTACTGGCACCGCTTCTTCTCCCACCAACCGGACTTGAACTACGAGAACCCGGCCGTGCAGGAGGAGATCACCTCCGCGCTCCGCTTCTGGCTCGATCTGGGCATCGACGGCTTCCGGCTCGACGCGGTGCCGTACCTCTACCAGGTCGAGGGAACCAACTGCGAAAACCTTCCGGCAACGCACGAGTTCCTCAAGCGGGTCCGCAAGGAGATCGACACGCACTACCCGGACACGGTGCTGCTGGCTGAGGCGAACCAGTGGCCGGAGGACGTCGTCGACTACTTCGGCGACTACGCCGCCGGCGGCGACGAATGCCACATGGCCTTCCACTTCCCCGTCATGCCACGCATCTTCATGGCGGTACGCCGCGAGTCCCGCTACCCCGTCTCGGAAATCCTCGCCAAGACGCCGGCCATCCCGTCGGGCTGCCAGTGGGGCATCTTCCTGCGCAACCACGACGAGCTCACACTCGAAATGGTCACCGACGAAGAACGCGACTACATGTACGCGGAATACGCCAAAGACCCGCGCATGCGCGCCAACATCGGCATCCGCCGCCGCCTGGCCACCCTCCTGGACAACGACCGCAACCAGATCGAACTCTTCACCGCCCTGCTGCTCTCCCTGCCCGGCAGCCCGATCCTCTACTACGGCGACGAGATCGGCATGGGCGACAACATCTGGCTCGGCGACCGCGACGCCGTCCGCACCCCCATGCAGTGGACACCGGACCGCAACGCAGGTTTTTCCTCCTGCGACCCCGGCCGCCTCTTCCTCCCCACCATCATGGACCCCGTCTACGGCTACCAGGTCACCAACGTCGAAGCCTCCATGTCCTCCCCCTCGTCACTGCTGCACTGGACCCGCCGCATGATCGAGATCCGCAAACAGAACATGGCCTTCGGCCTCGGCTCCTACACCGAACTCCAGTCGACCAACCCCGCCGTCATCGCCTTCCTCCGCGAATACAAGGACGACCTCGTCCTCTGCGTCCACAACTTCTCCCGCTTCGCCCAACCCACCGAACTCGACCTGAGCGCGTTCAACGGGAGGCATCCCGTCGAACTGATCGGCGGGGTCCGCTTTCCCGCCATCGGTGACCTGCCGTACTTGCTGACGCTGGCGGGTCACGGCTTCTACTGGTTCCGGCTCCGCAAGGACGCCGCCTAG
- a CDS encoding MerR family transcriptional regulator: MRIGELAARAGTSTRTLRYYESRGLLPARRGENGYRTYDEGDLRLLQQIRTLQDFGFDLEETRPFVECLRAGHPEGDSCPASLEVYRRKLGELDAVIDELVAVRATVGEQLARAERARDELAADAGVPGGPEPVCELGGRTR, from the coding sequence ATGCGAATCGGCGAGCTGGCCGCGCGGGCCGGGACCTCCACGCGGACTCTGCGGTACTACGAGTCGCGGGGGCTGCTGCCCGCGCGGCGGGGCGAGAACGGGTACCGGACGTACGACGAGGGCGATCTGCGGCTGCTGCAGCAGATCAGGACCTTGCAGGACTTCGGGTTCGACCTGGAGGAGACGCGGCCCTTCGTGGAGTGTCTGCGGGCCGGGCACCCGGAGGGCGACTCGTGCCCCGCGTCGCTCGAGGTCTACCGGCGCAAGCTCGGTGAACTCGACGCGGTGATCGACGAGTTGGTGGCGGTACGCGCGACGGTCGGCGAGCAGTTGGCGCGGGCGGAGCGGGCGCGTGACGAGCTGGCGGCCGACGCAGGGGTTCCGGGTGGCCCGGAACCCGTATGCGAACTGGGAGGGCGGACGCGGTGA